One Candidatus Binatia bacterium genomic region harbors:
- a CDS encoding acyl-CoA dehydrogenase family protein: MDLVYTEKEQNFRREVRTWLEANVPTERLPTFDRREGFEAHRAWEQKLNAGGYAMVSWPREFGGLGVNLLEWLIFEEEYWRAEAPLRVNQNGIFLLGPTLMEYGTDEQKARFLPSMAASEDIWAQAWSEPGAGSDMAAIRSTGRIDGDEFVLNGQKTWSTRAAFADWGFGIFRTDPDSSRHKGLTFILFPLDAEGITVRPIAQLDGETGFAEIFFDEVRVPLWNQLGELGGGWGVAMATAGFERGLMLRSPARFQATAKRLVHLYRAHADEVDPSVQDKVIDAWTRAEAYCVNTYRTASLIEDGGKIGAEASLNKIFWSELDVEMHETALAILAARAELLPVASEAGDVGGWLDGFYFSLAGPIYAGTNEIQRNVIAERLLGLPRAGK; the protein is encoded by the coding sequence ATGGATCTCGTCTACACGGAGAAAGAACAGAACTTTCGTCGTGAAGTGCGCACGTGGCTGGAAGCGAACGTGCCCACCGAACGACTGCCTACCTTTGACCGCCGCGAAGGCTTCGAGGCGCATCGCGCCTGGGAACAAAAGCTGAACGCGGGTGGATACGCGATGGTTTCCTGGCCGCGGGAGTTTGGTGGGCTGGGCGTAAACCTTCTGGAATGGCTGATCTTCGAAGAAGAATATTGGCGTGCCGAGGCTCCTCTGCGGGTCAACCAGAATGGAATCTTCCTTCTTGGGCCGACCCTGATGGAGTACGGGACCGATGAGCAGAAGGCGCGCTTCCTGCCGAGCATGGCAGCGAGCGAGGACATCTGGGCGCAAGCATGGTCCGAACCTGGTGCCGGAAGCGATATGGCCGCGATCCGATCGACCGGACGTATCGACGGCGACGAATTTGTACTCAACGGTCAAAAGACGTGGTCGACGCGTGCCGCTTTCGCGGATTGGGGTTTCGGGATCTTTCGTACAGATCCGGATTCGTCGAGGCACAAGGGCTTGACCTTCATCCTCTTCCCGCTCGACGCCGAGGGAATCACCGTCCGACCGATCGCGCAGCTCGATGGCGAGACGGGGTTTGCCGAGATCTTTTTCGATGAGGTTCGGGTACCCCTGTGGAACCAACTTGGCGAGTTGGGGGGCGGTTGGGGTGTTGCCATGGCAACGGCCGGATTCGAACGCGGACTGATGCTGCGAAGCCCGGCGCGCTTTCAGGCGACTGCCAAACGATTGGTGCACCTCTATCGAGCGCACGCAGACGAGGTAGACCCGTCGGTGCAGGACAAGGTTATCGATGCCTGGACTCGCGCGGAGGCCTATTGCGTCAATACCTACCGAACCGCTTCCTTGATTGAAGATGGCGGTAAAATTGGTGCCGAGGCGAGTCTGAACAAGATTTTCTGGTCGGAGCTGGATGTGGAAATGCACGAAACCGCTCTGGCTATTCTGGCGGCAAGGGCCGAGCTGCTTCCGGTCGCATCCGAGGCGGGTGATGTCGGCGGGTGGTTGGATGGATTTTATTTTTCGTTGGCCGGACCCATCTACGCTGGAACCAACGAGATCCAGCGGAATGTAATCGCCGAGCGCTTGCTGGGATTACCGAGGGCCGGGAAATGA